TGGTGCTGCCGAGCGGCAAGACCACCAGCATCACCGCGATCGACGGCCCCACCGGTCCGGTCGAGGAGGCCTTCCCGCCGATGGCGGTGTCGGTCAGCCTCGCCGACGACATCGACATCAGCCGCGGCGACATGATCGCCCGGCCCAACAATCAGCCCACCGCGACAACCGAATTCGACGCCACCGTGTGCTGGATGGCCGACGACTCGGCGCTGGAACCGGGACGCGACTACGTCATCAAGCACACCACCCGCACCACCCGGGTCCGGGTCAGCGCGCTCGACTACCGCCTCGACGTCAACACGCTGCACCGCGACAAGAGCGCCACCGCGCTCAAGCTCAACGAACTGGGCCGCGTCACGCTGCGCACCCAGGTGCCGGTGCTGCTCGACGAGTACTCCCGCAATCCCGCGACCGGGTCGTTCATCCTGATCGACCCGGACACCAACGTGACGGTCGCGGCGGGCATGGTCCGCGACACCACGCCCGCCGCCACCCGCACGTCGACACCCAACACCGTGCGGCACCAGTCGCTGGTGTCCGCTGACGACCGGTTGACCACGGGGCGCACCCTCTGGTTCACGGGCCTGTCGGGTTCGGGCAAGTCGTCGATCGCGGTGCTGGTGGAGCAGAGGCTGCTCGAAACTGGGCGTCCCGCTTACATTCTCGACGGTGACAACCTGCGCCACGGTCTCAACGCCGACCTCGGGTTCTCGATGGGCGACCGCGCGGAGAACCTGCGGCGCCTGGCGCACGTCGCTACGCTGATGGCCGACGCCGGGTTGACCGTGCTCGTGCCCGTGATCAGCCCGCTTGAGGAGCATCGCGAACTGGCCCGCAAGGTGCACACCGACGCTGGCGTGGGGTTCGTCGAGATCTTCGTCGACACACCGTTGGCGGACTGCGAGGCCCGCGATCCCAAGGGCTTGTACGCCAAGGCGCGATCCGGGGAGATCACGCACTTCACCGGCATCGACAGCCCGTACCAGCGGCCCAAGAATCCGGACCTGCGGTTGACTCCGGAGTCCAGCCCGGATGACGCCGCACAGTTGGTCATCGACCTGCTGGACAGCCGCGCATGACCGACCACGAACTGGCCGCTCGGCTGGCGACTGAGGCTGGCGAGCTGCTTCTGCGGGTGCGCGAGGAACTGGCCGACGCCACCGGGGAGGAGCGGAAGGCCGCGGGCGACAAGCGGTC
The DNA window shown above is from Mycolicibacterium confluentis and carries:
- the cysN gene encoding sulfate adenylyltransferase subunit CysN encodes the protein MSANTTLLRLATAGSVDDGKSTLIGRLLYDSKAVMEDQLAAVERTSQERGNDYTDLALVTDGLRAEREQGITIDVAYRYFATAKRKFIIADTPGHLQYTRNMVTGTSTAQLAIVLVDARHGLLEQSRRHAFLASLLGVQHIVLAVNKMDLINWDRERFEFIRDEFHAFAARLDIHDVTTIPLSALNGDNVVTKSDKTPWYDGPALLSHLEDVYIAGDRNLVDVRFPVQYVIRPQTVDHADHRSYAGTMASGVMRPGDEVVVLPSGKTTSITAIDGPTGPVEEAFPPMAVSVSLADDIDISRGDMIARPNNQPTATTEFDATVCWMADDSALEPGRDYVIKHTTRTTRVRVSALDYRLDVNTLHRDKSATALKLNELGRVTLRTQVPVLLDEYSRNPATGSFILIDPDTNVTVAAGMVRDTTPAATRTSTPNTVRHQSLVSADDRLTTGRTLWFTGLSGSGKSSIAVLVEQRLLETGRPAYILDGDNLRHGLNADLGFSMGDRAENLRRLAHVATLMADAGLTVLVPVISPLEEHRELARKVHTDAGVGFVEIFVDTPLADCEARDPKGLYAKARSGEITHFTGIDSPYQRPKNPDLRLTPESSPDDAAQLVIDLLDSRA